From Streptomyces zhihengii, the proteins below share one genomic window:
- the lgt gene encoding prolipoprotein diacylglyceryl transferase → MEIAFIPSPSTGVIHLGPLPLRGYAFCIIIGVFVAVWFGNKRWVARGGKAGTVADIAVWAVPFGLVGGRLYHVITDYQLYFSEGENWVDAFKIWEGGLGIWGAIALGAVGAWIGCRRRGIPLPAWADALAPAIAFAQAIGRWGNWFNQELYGKATDLPWAVKISEGAGREAGTYHPTFLYESLWCIGVALLVIWADRRFKLGHGRAFALYVAAYCAGRGWIEYMRVDEAHHVLGLRLNVWTSILVFVLAVAYIVVSNRLRPGREEIVEPGAVTLAKPSPEDGKDEKATDDKGKDEKADAEAASDDTADAGAGSDDTADAGAKPAGGKG, encoded by the coding sequence ATGGAAATCGCCTTCATCCCGAGCCCGTCGACCGGAGTGATCCACCTCGGACCGCTTCCGCTGCGCGGCTACGCCTTCTGCATCATCATCGGTGTCTTCGTCGCCGTCTGGTTCGGCAACAAGCGCTGGGTCGCCAGGGGCGGCAAGGCCGGCACGGTGGCCGACATCGCCGTGTGGGCCGTGCCCTTCGGCCTGGTCGGCGGACGCCTCTACCACGTGATCACCGACTACCAGCTGTACTTCAGCGAGGGTGAGAACTGGGTCGACGCCTTCAAGATCTGGGAGGGCGGCCTCGGCATCTGGGGCGCCATCGCGCTCGGCGCGGTCGGTGCCTGGATCGGCTGCCGCCGCCGTGGCATCCCGCTGCCCGCCTGGGCGGACGCCCTCGCGCCGGCGATCGCCTTCGCGCAGGCGATCGGCCGCTGGGGCAACTGGTTCAACCAGGAGCTGTACGGCAAGGCGACCGACCTGCCGTGGGCCGTCAAGATCTCCGAGGGCGCGGGCCGCGAGGCCGGCACCTACCACCCGACCTTCCTCTACGAGTCGCTGTGGTGCATCGGCGTGGCCCTGCTGGTCATCTGGGCCGACCGCCGCTTCAAGCTGGGCCACGGCCGGGCCTTCGCGCTCTACGTCGCCGCGTACTGCGCGGGCCGCGGCTGGATCGAGTACATGCGCGTCGACGAGGCGCACCACGTCCTCGGCCTCCGGCTGAACGTGTGGACGTCGATCCTGGTCTTCGTCCTGGCCGTCGCCTACATCGTCGTCTCGAACCGGCTGCGTCCGGGCCGTGAGGAGATCGTCGAGCCGGGCGCCGTGACCCTGGCGAAGCCGTCCCCGGAGGACGGCAAGGACGAGAAGGCCACGGACGACAAGGGCAAGGACGAGAAGGCCGACGCCGAGGCCGCCTCCGACGACACGGCGGACGCCGGCGCGGGGTCGGACGACACGGCCGACGCCGGCGCGAAGCCGGCCGGTGGCAAGGGCTAG
- the trpA gene encoding tryptophan synthase subunit alpha yields the protein MSGNLDLLNSTLAAAREENRAALIAYLPAGFPDVDTGIEAVKAAFEGGADVVEVGLPHSDPVLDGPVIQTADDIALRGGVRIADVMRTVREAHAATGKPVLVMTYWNPIDRYGVERFTAELAEAGGAGCILPDLPVEESGLWREHAEKHGLATVFVVAPSSKDARLATITAAGSGFVYAASLMGVTGTRASVGEQAADLVRRTRATTDLPVCVGLGVSDPAQAAEVAGFADGVIVGSAFVKRMLDAADDTAAVAAVRELAGDLARGVRGTA from the coding sequence GTGAGCGGCAATCTCGACCTGCTGAACAGCACCCTCGCCGCGGCCCGGGAGGAGAACCGGGCCGCGCTGATCGCCTACCTCCCGGCCGGCTTCCCCGACGTCGACACCGGCATCGAGGCGGTCAAGGCCGCCTTCGAGGGCGGCGCCGACGTCGTCGAGGTCGGGCTGCCGCACAGCGACCCGGTCCTGGACGGCCCGGTGATCCAGACCGCCGACGACATCGCGCTGCGGGGCGGCGTGCGCATCGCCGACGTGATGCGCACGGTGCGCGAGGCACACGCGGCGACCGGAAAGCCGGTGCTGGTGATGACCTACTGGAACCCGATCGACCGCTACGGCGTCGAGCGGTTCACCGCCGAGCTCGCCGAGGCCGGGGGCGCCGGGTGCATCCTGCCCGACCTGCCGGTCGAGGAGTCCGGCCTGTGGCGGGAGCACGCCGAGAAGCACGGTCTCGCCACCGTCTTCGTCGTCGCCCCGAGCAGCAAGGACGCGCGGCTCGCCACCATCACGGCGGCCGGCAGCGGATTCGTGTACGCCGCCTCCCTGATGGGCGTCACCGGCACCCGGGCGTCCGTCGGCGAGCAGGCGGCGGACCTGGTGCGGCGCACCCGCGCCACCACCGACCTCCCGGTCTGCGTGGGCCTCGGCGTCTCCGACCCCGCCCAGGCCGCCGAGGTGGCCGGCTTCGCGGACGGGGTGATCGTCGGCTCCGCGTTCGTCAAGCGGATGCTCGACGCGGCGGACGACACCGCCGCCGTCGCGGCGGTACGGGAACTGGCGGGCGACCTCGCCCGGGGCGTGCGCGGCACCGCGTAG
- a CDS encoding thioredoxin domain-containing protein — protein sequence MSDNQERKRTARERIQRERQLDKARERRRRTLIVASAVVGVLGLAAVVGLVAANSGKDKDGSSEAGPLSAPSGVQGEEQLAIPVGASDAPSTLTVWEDFRCPACAQFENALRSTIHDLVAAGKIKVEYHLATIIDGNMGGSGSLRAANAAACAQDVGKFPEYHDVLYTNQPPEPDDAFADNDRLIELAGKVEGLDTPAFRTCVNDGTHDSWVEKSNTAFQNGGFRGTPTVLLNGESIFPTKGEEQISVPNFKKWVEEANKGKQPGTRQPSPAGSAATGSPAS from the coding sequence GTGAGCGACAACCAAGAACGGAAGCGGACCGCACGCGAGCGGATCCAGCGGGAACGGCAGTTGGACAAGGCCCGCGAGCGGCGCCGCAGGACCTTGATCGTGGCCTCGGCCGTGGTCGGCGTCCTCGGCCTGGCCGCCGTCGTCGGCCTGGTCGCGGCCAACAGCGGCAAGGACAAGGACGGCTCGTCGGAGGCCGGTCCGCTCAGCGCGCCCAGCGGGGTGCAGGGGGAGGAGCAGCTCGCCATCCCCGTCGGCGCGAGCGACGCGCCCTCCACCCTCACCGTGTGGGAGGACTTCCGCTGCCCGGCCTGCGCCCAGTTCGAGAACGCGCTGCGGTCCACGATCCACGACCTCGTGGCGGCCGGGAAGATCAAGGTCGAGTACCACCTCGCCACCATCATCGACGGCAACATGGGTGGCAGCGGCTCCCTGCGCGCGGCGAACGCGGCGGCCTGCGCCCAGGACGTGGGCAAGTTCCCCGAGTACCACGACGTGCTCTACACCAACCAGCCCCCGGAGCCGGACGACGCCTTCGCCGACAACGACCGGCTGATCGAGCTGGCCGGCAAGGTCGAGGGCCTCGACACCCCCGCCTTCCGCACCTGTGTCAACGACGGCACCCACGACAGCTGGGTCGAGAAGTCCAACACGGCCTTCCAGAACGGCGGCTTCCGCGGCACCCCGACGGTCCTGCTCAACGGCGAATCGATCTTCCCCACCAAGGGCGAGGAACAGATCTCGGTGCCCAACTTCAAGAAGTGGGTCGAGGAGGCCAACAAGGGCAAGCAGCCCGGCACCCGGCAGCCCTCGCCCGCCGGCAGCGCCGCCACCGGATCCCCCGCGTCCTGA
- a CDS encoding HpcH/HpaI aldolase/citrate lyase family protein, which produces MTIPLTWLYAPGDRPEVVHKAIAARPDVVIVDLEDAVAGHRKEYALAATAELLSQHLPLPVHVRIDSPGDVAALAGLPGLAALRIPKVAYATDVQRIAAEAPGVGLYALLESALAVEHAYAIATAHEALRGIALGESDLRADLGVRGDTGLDWPRTRIVVAARAAGLAPPTQSVFPDILDLDGLHASCAHGRSIGFLGRAAIHPRQLPVIERAYRPTPEEIDAAEEIVKAAASDTGAMALPDGRFVDAAVVAAARRTLAIAAREIP; this is translated from the coding sequence ATGACCATCCCGCTGACCTGGCTCTACGCCCCCGGGGACCGGCCGGAGGTGGTGCACAAGGCGATCGCCGCCCGTCCGGACGTCGTCATCGTCGATCTGGAGGACGCGGTGGCCGGGCACCGCAAGGAGTACGCCCTCGCGGCCACGGCCGAACTGCTGTCGCAGCATCTGCCGCTCCCCGTCCATGTGCGGATCGACTCCCCCGGGGACGTCGCGGCGCTGGCGGGGCTGCCCGGTCTGGCCGCCCTGCGCATCCCCAAGGTCGCCTACGCCACCGATGTGCAGCGGATCGCCGCCGAGGCGCCGGGCGTCGGGCTGTACGCGCTGCTGGAGTCGGCGCTCGCCGTGGAGCACGCCTATGCCATCGCCACCGCGCACGAGGCGCTGCGCGGCATCGCGCTCGGGGAGTCGGACCTGCGGGCGGACCTCGGGGTGCGCGGGGACACCGGACTGGACTGGCCGCGCACCCGGATCGTGGTCGCGGCGCGTGCGGCGGGGCTCGCACCGCCCACCCAGTCCGTCTTCCCCGACATCCTCGACCTGGACGGGCTGCACGCCTCCTGCGCGCACGGCCGCTCGATCGGCTTCCTCGGCCGGGCGGCGATCCACCCCCGCCAGCTCCCGGTGATCGAACGCGCCTACCGGCCGACGCCGGAGGAGATCGACGCGGCGGAGGAGATCGTCAAGGCGGCGGCGTCGGACACCGGGGCCATGGCCCTCCCGGACGGCCGCTTCGTGGACGCGGCGGTGGTCGCGGCGGCGCGGCGCACCCTGGCGATCGCCGCCCGCGAGATCCCCTGA